A stretch of the Bacillus licheniformis DSM 13 = ATCC 14580 genome encodes the following:
- a CDS encoding YqaH family protein, whose translation MNLNRFLKADREKAERLFISTRDLISELPAAIEEHDFEGCVEIAATIILNCKDLKRMEHPEQVVRLHEIASKFANRGLNVSTVRRSFQ comes from the coding sequence ATGAACCTAAACCGATTTCTAAAAGCTGACCGTGAAAAGGCGGAAAGGCTGTTCATTTCAACGCGAGATCTTATTTCGGAATTGCCTGCCGCGATCGAGGAACATGATTTTGAAGGATGTGTAGAAATTGCTGCAACAATCATTTTAAATTGCAAGGATCTTAAACGGATGGAGCACCCGGAACAGGTTGTTCGGCTTCACGAAATCGCGTCCAAATTTGCGAACAGGGGATTAAACGTTTCAACTGTAAGGAGATCGTTTCAATGA
- a CDS encoding DUF2513 domain-containing protein, whose translation MKLNYDCVRSILLELEENLTLNDGVTLYQLKDFETFKEYGYETSVYALTKLIEADFLNGSVSRADNKIDYIGVGSITWDGHQFLDNIRDNAVWSKTKDAVKSLSSVSLSILSNVGESITKKLIGLE comes from the coding sequence ATGAAACTAAATTATGATTGTGTCCGCTCAATTCTTCTAGAATTAGAGGAAAATTTAACTCTTAACGATGGCGTCACTTTATATCAGCTCAAAGATTTTGAGACATTCAAAGAGTATGGCTATGAAACTTCCGTTTACGCTTTAACCAAGTTAATCGAAGCTGACTTTTTAAACGGTTCGGTTTCGCGCGCAGACAATAAGATTGACTATATTGGTGTTGGCTCTATTACTTGGGATGGACATCAATTTTTAGACAACATTCGTGACAATGCTGTTTGGTCTAAAACGAAAGATGCCGTTAAGTCGTTATCAAGCGTTTCCTTGTCCATACTTTCAAATGTCGGAGAAAGCATCACGAAAAAGCTTATCGGTTTAGAATAA
- a CDS encoding helix-turn-helix transcriptional regulator: MIHKLYVARRERGLYQKDVARKIGIHPQTYHEKERGKKEFTLREAKALTKLFGCTLNDLFQD; encoded by the coding sequence ATGATACATAAACTCTACGTTGCTCGTCGAGAACGTGGATTGTATCAAAAAGATGTCGCTCGAAAAATCGGTATTCATCCACAGACCTACCATGAAAAGGAACGTGGGAAAAAGGAATTTACTTTAAGAGAAGCAAAGGCGCTTACCAAATTGTTTGGCTGCACTCTGAATGATCTATTTCAAGATTGA
- a CDS encoding ORF6N domain-containing protein, which yields MNLSIIEKNNQRVLTTTQLAESYGTNNRRISENFKRNINRFKEGKHFYSLQGKEKRDFINHTQIEDGSKNAQTLYLWTEKGAWLHAKSLNTDQAWDAYEMLVDEYYNVKQTQIDTSQLSPELQMFKQIFDSVARTQLKQQEQDKRLDAVEKKQDNIKEVLSLNPTEWKKKVNKIINAIALSKGGFQAYADVRKESYQLLEDRARCRLSIRLTNKKSEMALNGVPKSKIDKVNKMDVIGDDARLTEIYLAIVKEMAIKYGVGEAS from the coding sequence ATGAATCTATCAATTATTGAAAAGAATAACCAACGTGTTTTAACAACAACCCAGTTGGCAGAAAGCTATGGGACGAATAACCGTCGGATCTCCGAGAATTTTAAACGTAACATAAATCGCTTTAAAGAAGGGAAACATTTTTACTCTTTGCAAGGGAAGGAAAAACGGGATTTTATCAACCATACGCAAATTGAGGATGGTTCAAAAAACGCCCAAACGCTCTACCTTTGGACGGAAAAAGGTGCATGGCTTCATGCGAAGTCACTAAATACCGATCAAGCCTGGGACGCTTATGAAATGCTTGTGGATGAGTATTACAACGTCAAGCAAACTCAAATTGATACATCCCAGTTAAGCCCTGAACTACAAATGTTCAAGCAAATTTTTGATTCAGTAGCCCGTACACAACTAAAGCAGCAGGAACAAGACAAACGCCTTGATGCTGTTGAAAAGAAGCAAGACAACATTAAAGAAGTTCTTTCGCTTAATCCTACTGAATGGAAAAAGAAAGTGAACAAGATCATCAATGCTATTGCGCTATCAAAAGGCGGTTTCCAAGCCTATGCAGATGTTAGGAAAGAAAGTTATCAATTGTTGGAAGATAGAGCGAGGTGTCGTTTATCCATTAGGCTTACGAATAAGAAATCCGAAATGGCCTTAAACGGTGTGCCTAAGTCAAAAATAGACAAGGTAAACAAAATGGACGTTATTGGCGATGATGCTCGCTTGACTGAAATTTATCTAGCGATCGTGAAGGAAATGGCCATTAAGTACGGTGTGGGTGAGGCGTCATGA
- a CDS encoding XRE family transcriptional regulator, protein MQKKIGVDRSTFYRKLNSNGETFSIKEANLICTVLGLTSKEATVIFFNQYVA, encoded by the coding sequence TTGCAAAAAAAAATTGGCGTAGATAGAAGTACATTCTATAGAAAACTCAATAGTAACGGAGAAACTTTCTCAATTAAAGAAGCAAATCTAATATGTACTGTTCTAGGTTTAACGAGTAAGGAAGCAACAGTTATTTTTTTTAATCAGTATGTCGCATGA
- a CDS encoding LexA family protein: protein MTVGERIRSRRKQLNMSVDQLAQKLKKNRATVYRYESNEIDNMPLTVLEPLAKALNVTPAYLMGWESTEPVQLSTKYPYYPIGISAGLPLCIDSIDENNVEYILIPDNLMGKWAGRKDIFMMRINGDSMNRIMPHDSLIAVRPVPLSNLRDGDIVVYSDGGDYAVKRFYRREDKVIFRPDSSDLNFTDYVTSADNIDLRIHGKVVLYIAELD from the coding sequence ATGACAGTAGGAGAAAGAATAAGAAGTAGAAGAAAACAACTAAATATGTCAGTTGACCAGCTTGCCCAAAAACTGAAAAAAAACAGGGCAACGGTTTACAGGTATGAAAGTAATGAAATTGACAACATGCCCTTGACAGTACTAGAACCCTTAGCAAAGGCATTGAATGTTACTCCTGCATACCTAATGGGATGGGAAAGCACAGAACCTGTTCAGCTATCAACCAAATACCCATACTACCCGATAGGCATATCCGCCGGCCTTCCTTTATGCATAGACAGCATAGATGAGAACAATGTGGAGTACATCTTAATACCGGACAACCTTATGGGCAAATGGGCAGGTAGGAAAGACATCTTTATGATGCGGATTAATGGCGATAGCATGAATAGGATTATGCCCCACGACTCACTGATTGCAGTAAGGCCTGTACCATTATCCAATCTACGCGATGGAGATATAGTGGTTTACAGTGACGGCGGGGATTATGCTGTCAAGAGATTTTACCGCAGGGAAGATAAAGTTATATTTAGGCCTGATTCTTCCGATTTAAATTTTACGGATTACGTAACATCTGCTGATAACATCGATTTAAGAATTCACGGAAAAGTAGTTCTATATATCGCAGAATTAGATTAA